From a single Eremothecium sinecaudum strain ATCC 58844 chromosome III, complete sequence genomic region:
- the KRE33 gene encoding ribosome biosynthesis protein KRE33 (Syntenic homolog of Ashbya gossypii AGR346C; Syntenic homolog of Saccharomyces cerevisiae YNL132W (KRE33)), which produces MVKKAIDSRIPALVRNGAQTKQRSFFIIVGDKARNQLPNLHYLMMSADLKMNKSVLWAYKKKLEGFTSHRKKREAKIKKEIKRGTREVNEQDPFETFISNQKIRYCYYKETEKILGNTYGMCILQDFEALTPNLLARTIETVEGGGLIVIMLKSMKSLKQLYTIPMDIHSRYRTEAHNDVVARFNERFILSLGSNENCLVVDDELNVLPISGGKNVKPLVPKDDDELTPKQQELIELKESLKDVQPAGALIDMSKTVNQAQAILTFIDAISEKTLNSTVTLTAGRGRGKSAALGIAIAAAVSHGYSNIFVTSPSPENLRTLFEFIFKGFDALGFQEHIDYDIIQSTNPAFNKAIVRVDIKRDHRQTIQYIDPSDSHVLGQAELVVIDEAAAIPLPIVKKLLGPYLVFMASTINGYEGTGRSLSLKLIQQLRQQTTGNGREGSETALASRDNKPLDAQSSGRTLREVVLDEPIRYAPGDPVEKWLNKLLCLDVTLIKNSRFATRGTPHPSQCNLFIVNRDTLFSYHPVSESFLEKMMSLYVASHYKNSPNDLQLMSDAPAHQLFVLLPPIDAKDGGRIPDPLVVVQVALEGEISKDSVRKSLSRGQRAGGDLIPWLVSQQFQDEEFAGLSGARIVRIATNPEYASMGYGSRAIELLRDYYEQKFTDLSEDTKPVDYSIKRISDKELLNSNLLKDEIKLRDSKTLPPLLLKLSDQPPHYLHYLGVSYGLTSSLHKFWKRNNFVPVYLRQTANDLTGEHTCVMLHVLEGRNSKWLVAFAKDFHKRFLSLLSYDFSKFSAVQALNIIESTKSAEKLLPDSQEKVEYQPVELNRERLYEMLSPYDLKRIDSYSNNLLDYHVIVDLLPVLALLYFSGRLGGNLTLSSVQASILLAIGLQHKSITDIGNELNLPSNQTIAMFAKVIRKFSSYFRSLLSSSIEDAMPEVNNNQLSELGDNTREYDAAEALDQMNDDLEEAGNEATKAMRLKQKELINSLNLNKYAIDQDDEEWAESQSQLEKAAKTNGTISVKSKKKRKQEKAEDIYKEEMNALKKHKKTSKR; this is translated from the coding sequence ATGGTGAAGAAGGCTATAGACTCACGTATACCTGCACTAGTGCGGAATGGTGCACAGACGAAGCAAAGATCGTTTTTCATCATAGTTGGTGACAAGGCCAGGAACCAGCTGCCTAACCTGCACTACTTGATGATGAGTGCGGACCTGAAGATGAACAAATCTGTGCTTTGGGCGTATAAGAAGAAACTTGAAGGTTTTACATCCCACAGAAAGAAGAGAGAAGCGAAAATCAAGAAGGAGATCAAGAGAGGCACTAGAGAAGTGAACGAGCAAGATCCGTTTGAAACCTTTATTTCGAACCAGAAGATCAGATACTGCTACTATAAGGAGACCGAGAAGATTTTGGGTAATACCTATGGTATGTGTATTCTCCAGGATTTTGAGGCTCTGACTCCAAACTTGCTTGCTAGGACAATTGAAACTGTTGAAGGTGGTGGGCTGATTGTGATAATGCTTAAGTCCATGAAGTCTTTGAAGCAACTTTACACAATTCCTATGGATATACATAGTAGATACAGAACAGAAGCACATAACGATGTTGTTGCTCGTTTCAACGAACGGTTTATTTTATCTTTGGGATCGAATGAGAACTGTTTGGTAGTAGATGACGAATTGAATGTTCTTCCTATATCTGGTGGTAAAAACGTCAAGCCATTGGTTCCTAAGGATGACGATGAGTTAACACCAAAGCAACAGGAACTAATTGAGCTTAAGGAATCTTTGAAAGATGTGCAACCTGCTGGTGCTTTAATTGACATGTCAAAGACTGTCAATCAAGCGCAGGCTATTTTAACTTTTATCGATGCCATCTCAGAAAAAACGCTAAACTCTACTGTCACATTGACAGCTGGCAGAGGTAGAGGTAAATCTGCTGCTTTGGGTATTGCGATTGCAGCTGCAGTATCGCATGGTTATTCTAACATTTTTGTTACCTCACCTTCACCAGAAAATTTGAGGACATTATTTGAATTCATTTTCAAAGGTTTTGATGCACTAGGATTCCAGGAGCATATTGACTACGACATAATACAATCTACTAATCCTGCATTCAATAAGGCTATTGTTAGAGTTGACATCAAAAGGGACCACAGGCAAACCATCCAATACATTGACCCAAGTGATTCACATGTTCTAGGACAGGCCGAACTGGTTGTAATTGATGAAGCAGCTGCTATTCCTCTACCTATAGTAAAAAAACTACTAGGTCCTTATTTGGTTTTTATGGCCTCAACGATCAATGGTTACGAAGGTACTGGTAGATCCTTATCCTTAAAATTGATCCAGCAATTGCGTCAACAAACAACTGGTAATGGGCGTGAAGGATCCGAGACTGCATTGGCTTCTAGAGACAATAAGCCACTTGATGCGCAGAGCAGCGGTCGTACACTTCGGGAAGTTGTTTTGGATGAGCCAATTAGATACGCTCCAGGCGATCCAGTTGAAAAATGGTTGAACAAACTTTTATGCTTAGATGTGACTTTAATAAAGAACTCCAGGTTTGCAACCAGAGGTACCCCTCATCCATCACAATGTAATCTTTTTATTGTGAACAGGGACACATTGTTTTCATATCATCCTGTTTCTGAGAGCTTCTTGGAAAAGATGATGAGTTTGTATGTTGCATCACATTACAAAAATTCTCCCAATGATTTACAGTTAATGAGTGATGCACCTGCCCACCAATTGTTTGTTTTGTTGCCTCCTATTGATGCTAAAGATGGTGGCAGAATCCCCGATCCTTTAGTTGTCGTTCAAGTTGCTTTGGAAGGTGAGATTTCTAAAGATTCGGTTAGAAAGTCTCTATCTAGAGGACAAAGAGCTGGTGGTGACTTGATCCCATGGTTGGTTTCACAGCAATTCCAGGACGAGGAGTTTGCTGGTTTGAGTGGTGCTCGTATTGTTAGAATTGCTACTAACCCAGAGTACGCTTCTATGGGATATGGTTCCCGTGCTATTGAATTGTTGAGAGACTATTACGAACAGAAGTTTACTGACTTATCAGAGGATACTAAGCCAGTTGACTATAGCATCAAGAGGATTAGTGATAAGGAGTTGTTGAATTCTAACCTTCTAAAGGACGAAATTAAGTTAAGAGATTCAAAAACTCTACCACCTTTGTTACTAAAGCTTTCTGACCAACCACCACATTACTTGCACTACCTAGGTGTATCATATGGGCTAACCAGTTCATTGCACAAATTCTGGAAGAGGAACAATTTTGTTCCAGTGTACTTGCGTCAAACGGCCAATGATTTGACTGGTGAGCACACATGTGTGATGTTGCACGTCTTGGAAGGCCGTAACTCCAAATGGCTTGTAGCATTTGCTAAGGATTTTCACAAGCGGTTCTTGTCATTACTATCTTATGATTTTAGCAAGTTTTCCGCCGTTCAAGCACTAAACATCATAGAGAGCACTAAGAGCGCCGAGAAACTGCTTCCCGACAGCCAGGAGAAAGTAGAATACCAACCTGTTGAATTAAATCGGGAAAGGTTGTACGAGATGCTTTCACCTTACGACTTGAAGAGAATAGATAGCTATTCCAACAACCTGCTTGATTACCACGTGATTGTTGATCTACTACCCGTGTTGGCTCTTCTTTACTTTAGTGGTAGGCTAGGAGGCAATCTAACGCTCTCTAGTGTACAGGCATCTATTCTACTTGCTATTGGTTTGCAACACAAGAGCATTACCGACATTGGAAACGAGTTGAACCTACCTTCAAACCAGACCATTGCTATGTTCGCCAAAGTTATCAGAAAATTCTCAAGCTATTTCCGCAGCTTATTGAGTTCCTCGATAGAAGACGCAATGCCAGAGGTCAACAACAACCAATTATCTGAATTGGGTGACAATACTAGAGAATATGACGCGGCAGAAGCTTTGGACCAGATGAATGACGATCTTGAAGAAGCTGGGAATGAAGCAACTAAAGCCATGAGGTTAAAGCAAAAGGAATTGATTAACTCACTCAATCTGAATAAGTACGCTATTGACCAAGATGACGAAGAATGGGCCGAGTCCCAATCTCAGTTAGAGAAAGCTGCCAAGACTAATGGTACAATCAGTGTTAAATCCAAGAAAAAGAGAAAGCAAGAAAAAGCTGAAGATATTTACAAAGAAGAAATGAATGCATTGAAGAAGCACAAGAAGACTAGTAAACGCTAG
- the NDT80 gene encoding transcription factor NDT80 (Syntenic homolog of Ashbya gossypii AGR347W; Syntenic homolog of Saccharomyces cerevisiae YHR124W (NDT80)), with translation MEGRRTISTENNDKSQEIQTFQNDDGTVSSYFDKRKVRIAPRSTLQFKIGPSFTPKVEYNVVKDLRTGKRVEFEIKPRIDRGFDFIENEWIGYKRNYFTVVSAFDTPTMSLDQFLQGSYEIRPDNSHSRLKVKYFAVKLVAKCIEDQSQINLVQHTAKRDKGPQFAPPIHPLVPAPLPNHQMIREASNVRNESKMKKFDHDFFLHRDRIVQDFDDGCIIYTYPNDTIKKVARYERIQFASSITVKKPTQQSKHFVLQLVLGCCIDGNHINRDNNSPYYNLDTYDQDADTTFIPILMKQTPALIIRGRSPSNYPQQIKTLATKEETIIVETSNSNVLAEPKVAKRGRKRKEYTEDDDEDEDEYDEPVISELNGNKRVQKYDRISNPKEKPEEQLTYIEGVKRKIVPLVLQSSLTARDLELLPKTSMLSALHNSLEADTTPSFHLSPLNDYDVELLSIQYDPFNLENQAYDQHLLTDGILLGPLENRKRKLSNKSSISLLSETKVKISKKTTTAVATTMTATSHSSTSNVSFSTFHSFGPGSRDFQQHNATVTNNFLIKHISPSQHPQCNEDIPRSTPHVNNPMDISFCLNIEETPASRQRPFSGKRGIVTAGGNSKPSELLNSSDLLDEPSFFRH, from the coding sequence ATGGAAGGTAGACGAACTATATCGACTGAGAACAATGATAAGAGCCAAGAGATACAAACTTTCCAAAATGATGACGGTACTGTAAGTAGCTATTTCGATAAAAGGAAAGTAAGGATCGCTCCTAGATCTACTTTACAGTTTAAAATCGGTCCTTCCTTCACTCCAAAAGTTGAATATAATGTGGTTAAGGATCTGAGAACAGGTAAGAGAGTTGAATTTGAAATTAAACCAAGGATTGATAGAGGTTTTGATTTTATTGAAAATGAGTGGATCGGCTATAAGAGAAATTATTTTACTGTTGTAAGTGCGTTTGATACTCCGACCATGTCTTTAGATCAATTTCTTCAGGGCAGTTATGAAATCCGGCCAGATAATAGTCATAGTAGATTAAAGGTGAAATACTTTGCGGTTAAGCTTGTGGCTAAATGTATTGAGGACCAGTCACAGATTAATCTCGTCCAGCATACGGCGAAACGTGATAAAGGACCACAATTTGCGCCGCCCATCCACCCGTTGGTACCAGCGCCATTACCGAATCATCAGATGATTAGGGAGGCATCTAATGTGAGAAATGAATCTAAaatgaagaagtttgaTCATGATTTTTTCCTTCATAGAGATCGTATTGTTCAGGATTTCGACGACGGTTGTATTATTTATACTTATCCAAATGACACCATAAAGAAGGTAGCTAGGTATGAAAGGATCCAATTTGCATCTTCTATAACTGTGAAAAAGCCAACGCAGCAAAGCAAGCATTTTGTCCTACAGTTGGTATTGGGTTGTTGTATTGACGGAAACCACATAAATAGAGACAACAACAGCCCGTACTACAACTTGGATACGTACGACCAAGATGCGGACACCACTTTCATTCCTATCTTAATGAAGCAAACCCCAGCATTGATTATAAGGGGAAGATCTCCTTCTAACTACCCCCAGCAGATTAAAACTTTGGCGACCAAAGAGGAAACGATTATTGTTGAAACAAGCAATAGTAATGTGCTTGCCGAGCCCAAGGTTGCTAAAAGAGGCAGGAAAAGGAAGGAGTACactgaagatgatgatgaagatgaagatgaatATGATGAGCCGGTTATCAGCGAATTAAACGGTAACAAGAGAGTTCAAAAATACGACAGGATCTCGAATCCCAAGGAGAAACCAGAAGAACAGTTGACGTACATTGAGGGCGTAAAAAGGAAAATCGTGCCCCTCGTCCTGCAGAGTTCCTTGACCGCAAGGGATTTAGAGTTATTGCCCAAAACTTCTATGTTATCCGCCCTCCACAATAGCTTGGAAGCTGATACCACTCCCTCATTCCATCTCTCTCCACTGAACGATTATGATGTGGAACTTCTGTCAATCCAGTATGATCCATTTAATCTTGAAAACCAAGCTTACGATCAGCACTTATTAACGGACGGCATACTTTTAGGTCCACTAGAGAATAGAAAACGCAAATTGTCTAACAAGTCTAGTATTTCCTTGCTTTCTGAAACTAAAGTCAAGATATCTAAGAAAACGACAACTGCAGTCGCAACCACAATGACTGCTACATCGCATTCGAGTACTAGTAATGTTAGCTTTTCTACTTTTCACAGCTTTGGTCCAGGTTCTAGAGATTTTCAGCAACACAACGCTACGGTGACCAACAATTTCCTTATCAAGCACATATCTCCGTCCCAGCATCCTCAATGTAACGAAGACATCCCTAGATCTACACCACACGTTAATAATCCCATGGATATCTCATTTTGTTTGAACATTGAAGAAACGCCTGCTTCAAGGCAAAGGCCATTTTCGGGCAAACGAGGTATTGTAACGGCCGGAGGAAATAGCAAACCGTCAGAGCTTTTAAATTCTAGCGATCTGCTTGATGAACCCAGTTTCTTTCGCCACTAG